In Xyrauchen texanus isolate HMW12.3.18 chromosome 35, RBS_HiC_50CHRs, whole genome shotgun sequence, one DNA window encodes the following:
- the pdcl gene encoding LOW QUALITY PROTEIN: phosducin-like protein (The sequence of the model RefSeq protein was modified relative to this genomic sequence to represent the inferred CDS: inserted 1 base in 1 codon), producing the protein MTTLDDKIXGEKLQYYYSSSEDEESDHEEEENTSKTIRDQEVLDVEINYSGDGSSVNTGPKGVINDWRKYKQLENEQRVEQQKEMERLIKKLSMTCKSHLDEEADKQKEKDLQDKIAGKMPLRVDEEDEDDDDDEAFLQQYRLQRMEEMRRHLCGGRRFEKVIDISSGEEFLRAVDEEGKNTLVLVHIYEPEVPACQSMEGSLLCLALQYPMVKFCRVRGSAVGTSALFRSSALPALLLYRGGELVGNLVRVSDQLGDDFYATDVEALLQEYGLLPEKYTQPNTHSSIRNAAVTHPSDSDSDLDID; encoded by the exons ATGACCACGCTGGATGATAAGA CTGGGGAGAAGCTGCAGTATTACTACAGCAGCAGTGAGGATGAGGAGAGTGACCATGAGGAAGAGGAGAACACTTCCAAAACCATCCGCGATCAGGAAGTGCTGGACGTGGAAATCAACTACAGCGGAGATGGCAGTTCGGTCAACACTG GGCCCAAGGGTGTGATTAATGACTGGCGTAAATACAAGCAGTTGGAGAATGAGCAGCGTGTGGAGCAGCAGAAAGAGATGGAGCGACTCATCAAGAAACTCAGCATGACCTGTAAATCACACCTGGATGAAGAGGCCGacaaacagaaagagaaagaccTGCAGGACAAGATCGCAGGCAAA ATGCCCCTTCGTGTGGATGaggaagatgaagatgatgatgatgatgaggccTTCCTCCAGCAGTACCGTCTGCAGCGCATGGAGGAGATGAGGCGACATCTGTGTGGGGGGCGGCGCTTTGAGAAGGTGATTGACATCTCTTCAGGGGAGGAGTTTCTGCGTGCTGTCGACGAGGAGGGCAAGAACACTCTGGTGCTGGTCCACATCTACGAGCCAGAGGTGCCCGCCTGCCAGTCCATGGAGGGCAGCCTGCTCTGCCTGGCGCTACAGTATCCAATG GTGAAATTCTGTCGTGTCAGGGGCTCTGCGGTGGGCACCAGCGCTCTGTTCCGCAGCTCAGCTCTGCCAGCCCTGCTGCTGTACCGCGGAGGGGAGCTGGTAGGCAATCTGGTGCGTGTGTCCGATCAGCTTGGTGATGATTTCTACGCCACAGATGTCGAAGCGCTACTGCAGGAGTACGGCCTGCTTCCAGAGAAATACAcacagccaaacacacactcctctatTCGAAATGCAGCTGTCACTCACCCCAGTGACTCAGACAGCGACCTGGATATAGACTAA